A single region of the Moorena sp. SIOASIH genome encodes:
- a CDS encoding YggT family protein, which produces MTAATIAIWTLGPLLGLMIFLFIFRIVLTWYPQVDLNRLPFNLVAWPTEPFLVPMRKIVPPIGGVDISPIIWVGIFSLLREILLGQQGILRMMI; this is translated from the coding sequence CTCTTGGTCCGTTACTCGGACTAATGATCTTCTTGTTTATCTTTCGCATTGTTCTGACCTGGTACCCTCAGGTAGACCTGAATCGCTTGCCATTTAATCTAGTAGCTTGGCCAACGGAACCCTTTTTAGTGCCAATGCGCAAAATTGTCCCTCCCATTGGTGGGGTTGATATTAGCCCAATTATTTGGGTAGGGATTTTCAGCCTGCTGCGGGAAATTCTGTTAGGTCAGCAGGGAATCCTCAGGATGATGATCTAG